From the Pseudomonas baltica genome, one window contains:
- the aroE gene encoding shikimate dehydrogenase codes for MTDRYSVIGRPISHTKSPLIHGLFAEVTDQDLTYGSIEGSLDGFAAQVRGFRDEGGRGMNITAPFKLQAFELADARSERASLAKASNALKFENGKIYAENFDGIGLLRDIEHNLQTPLAGLQVLVLGAGGAVRGALLPFLAAGPARLVIANRDLNKARTLAKEVNHERLWVSAYEDLAGQHFDLVINATSASLTGELPPIGVAVFTQALLAYELAYGKGLTPFLRLAQDAGVPRIADGVGMLVEQAAEAFEWWRGVRPQTRPVIDRLTVPLE; via the coding sequence ATGACAGACCGTTACAGCGTGATCGGCCGGCCGATCAGCCACACCAAATCGCCGTTGATCCATGGCCTGTTCGCCGAGGTCACCGATCAGGACCTGACCTACGGCTCCATCGAAGGCTCGCTGGACGGCTTTGCCGCTCAGGTTCGCGGCTTTCGTGATGAGGGCGGGCGTGGCATGAACATCACCGCGCCCTTCAAGCTGCAGGCCTTCGAGCTGGCCGATGCGCGCAGCGAGCGGGCCAGCCTGGCCAAGGCGTCCAATGCGCTGAAGTTCGAAAACGGCAAGATCTACGCCGAGAACTTCGACGGTATCGGCCTGCTGCGCGACATCGAGCACAACTTGCAGACGCCGTTGGCCGGCCTCCAGGTGCTGGTGCTCGGTGCCGGCGGGGCGGTACGCGGTGCGCTGCTGCCGTTTCTGGCAGCGGGGCCGGCGCGGTTGGTGATCGCCAATCGCGACCTGAACAAGGCGCGCACGCTGGCCAAGGAAGTCAATCATGAGCGGCTGTGGGTCAGCGCCTATGAGGACCTTGCCGGCCAGCACTTCGATCTGGTCATCAACGCTACTTCGGCCAGCCTCACTGGCGAGCTGCCGCCCATCGGTGTGGCGGTGTTCACGCAAGCGCTGCTGGCCTATGAGCTGGCCTACGGCAAGGGCCTCACGCCATTCCTGCGTCTGGCCCAGGATGCTGGCGTCCCGCGGATTGCCGACGGTGTCGGCATGCTGGTGGAACAAGCGGCCGAAGCTTTCGAGTGGTGGCGGGGCGTGCGCCCGCAGACGCGTCCGGTGATCGATCGGCTGACCGTGCCGCTGGAGTGA
- a CDS encoding SDR family oxidoreductase produces the protein MHSTANTLLVTGGGSGIGRALAEAFLALGNEVIIAGRRESVLKQVTAANPGLHYVVLDIADAADVQRVAAELIARYPRLNAVVHSAGIMRSENLLAGDSALDDTVATNLLGPLRLDRALLPHFLQQPHAAIVTVSSGLAFLPLALTPSYCATKAAVHSYSQSLRYQLKDTAVKVHELAPPYVQTGLMGERQANDPHAMPLKEFIAEVMGIFEHSPEAEEILVERVKPLRFAEANGNYAGFFKQFNDQMAAARAGE, from the coding sequence ATGCACAGCACAGCCAACACCCTTTTGGTCACTGGCGGCGGCAGCGGTATCGGCCGCGCGCTGGCCGAAGCCTTCCTCGCTTTGGGCAACGAAGTGATCATCGCCGGGCGCCGCGAGTCGGTGCTCAAGCAGGTCACTGCAGCCAACCCGGGCTTGCACTACGTGGTACTGGATATCGCCGATGCGGCAGACGTCCAGCGCGTTGCTGCCGAGCTGATTGCCCGCTACCCGCGCCTCAATGCGGTAGTCCACAGCGCGGGCATCATGCGCAGCGAGAACCTGCTGGCCGGCGACTCGGCGCTCGATGACACCGTGGCCACCAATCTGCTGGGCCCGCTGCGTCTGGATCGCGCGTTGCTCCCGCACTTTCTCCAGCAGCCCCATGCGGCCATCGTCACGGTGTCGTCCGGCCTGGCCTTCCTGCCGCTGGCCCTGACGCCCAGCTACTGCGCAACCAAGGCGGCGGTGCATTCCTACAGCCAGTCGTTGCGCTACCAACTCAAGGACACGGCGGTGAAAGTCCACGAACTGGCGCCGCCCTATGTGCAGACCGGGCTGATGGGCGAGCGCCAGGCCAATGACCCGCACGCCATGCCGCTCAAGGAATTCATTGCCGAGGTGATGGGGATTTTCGAGCATTCGCCAGAGGCCGAAGAAATCCTCGTCGAGCGCGTCAAGCCGTTGCGCTTCGCCGAAGCGAACGGCAACTACGCCGGCTTCTTCAAGCAGTTCAACGACCAGATGGCAGCAGCGCGGGCCGGCGAATAG
- a CDS encoding helix-turn-helix domain-containing protein produces the protein MNHPLQPATLPPQWPHGEDANDPALDALVREIIGRVADKWTMLVIEALAEHGCLRFTQLAAQVGDVSQKMLTKTVRQMEADGLLIRTVYPVVPPKVEYQLTQMGMGLGAAFCGVWLWAQEHRETIEASRRDYQARNEASEERNAS, from the coding sequence ATGAATCACCCTCTGCAACCTGCCACCCTCCCCCCGCAGTGGCCCCATGGCGAGGACGCCAATGACCCCGCGCTCGACGCGCTGGTACGGGAAATCATCGGCCGGGTCGCCGACAAATGGACCATGCTGGTGATCGAGGCGTTGGCCGAGCACGGTTGCCTGCGCTTCACCCAACTGGCGGCGCAGGTGGGTGATGTCAGCCAGAAGATGCTGACCAAGACGGTACGGCAGATGGAAGCCGATGGCCTGTTGATCAGGACGGTGTACCCGGTAGTGCCGCCCAAGGTCGAATACCAGTTGACACAGATGGGCATGGGGCTGGGCGCGGCGTTTTGTGGCGTGTGGCTGTGGGCGCAGGAACACCGCGAAACCATCGAGGCCTCGCGCCGCGACTATCAGGCGCGCAACGAGGCCAGTGAGGAGCGGAATGCCAGCTGA